The DNA window GTTGCTTCAGCTGGTCGCGGAGAATCTGAGGTCTGACGAGTTCAGCAGCCGGGCCAAGCGCACCGAGCCGCGCGTCGGGCTTCGTGCCAAGGCGAAGATCGTCCCCATGGTTGTGGACGACCGTGGTATCCCTCCCATGGAAATCTGGGTCAGGGATATCTCTTCCAGCGGGATCGGCTTTGTTGTCAACCGCGCGTTGCCGCAGGGCAGCTTCTTCCTGCTCAAGCTGCAGACGCCGGCGAGGGACGATCTGTCCATCCAATACAAGGTGACCTACACCAACGCCATCGGCGGCGGCAGCCACGTGGTCGGCGCATGCTTCGATCGCGTCGTCTGCGCGAATCCTACCTATGTGCAAGGACCGCTGAAGATGCTCGGACAACGCAAGGCGCCCAAGACCGCCGCTTAAGCCTGGGCGGTAAGTGCGGAGGT is part of the Humisphaera borealis genome and encodes:
- a CDS encoding PilZ domain-containing protein; protein product: MQLTLKLLQLVAENLRSDEFSSRAKRTEPRVGLRAKAKIVPMVVDDRGIPPMEIWVRDISSSGIGFVVNRALPQGSFFLLKLQTPARDDLSIQYKVTYTNAIGGGSHVVGACFDRVVCANPTYVQGPLKMLGQRKAPKTAA